In Pelodiscus sinensis isolate JC-2024 chromosome 2, ASM4963464v1, whole genome shotgun sequence, the following proteins share a genomic window:
- the XCR1 gene encoding chemokine XC receptor 1: protein MDGSGFDSYLLSDIYGYPIYENTSDFNYSGNSCQMDDLHTFGAHLTTILYSLAFVLSLLGNSLVLWILMKYENLVSLTNIFIMNLCISDLVFSCMLPFWIMYHLNGWIFGDFLCKAVNAVFSISYYSGIIFLTVMTILRYLAVVNPLSTLRTQTRQCGIQMSLAIWGASMLVVIPEMIFTEVQFVDDSIVCDYADLDWKMVESYQRNVFFLFSFAVIVFCYVRILKILLRTRSHRKHRTVRLILIIVVAFFLSWAPYNIICFLQFLPGQIILLTCQIQKNIAYAFYISRKIAFSHCCLNPVLYVFVGVKFRRHLVHLCSYFWPCSNRQTSSPRIYSHGKFHYEDASIY from the coding sequence ATGGATGGATCTGGCTTTGACTCATACTTACTTTCAGACATTTATGGGTATCCGATCTATGAGAACACGAGTGATTTTAATTACTCTGGTAACTCTTGTCAAATGGATGATCTCCACACATTTGGTGCCCATCTCACCACCATCCTCTACTCTCTGGCTTTTGTTCTTAGCCTGCTAGGAAATAGTTTAGTGTTATGGATCCTAATGAAATATGAAAACCTTGTGTCGTTAACAAACATCTTCATCATGAACCTTTGCATCTCCGACCTGGTCTTTTCTTGCATGCTGCCCTTCTGGATCATGTATCATTTGAATGGATGGATTTTTGGTGATTTTCTCTGCAAGGCTGTGAATGCTGTTTTCTCTATCAGCTACTACAGTGGTATTATCTTTTTGACCGTAATGACTATTCTCCGGTACCTGGCAGTGGTGAATCCCTTGTCAACCTTGCGTACTCAGACACGGCAGTGTGGCATTCAGATGAGCTTGGCCATTTGGGGTGCTAGCATGTTAGTGGTGATTCCTGAGATGATTTTCACTGAAGTGCAATTTGTTGATGATTCTATTGTCTGTGATTATGCTGACTTGGATTGGAAAATGGTAGAAAGTTATCAGCGAAATgtcttctttctcttttcctttgctGTTATTGTATTTTGTTATGTCAGGATACTGAAAATTCTGCTCAGAACAAGATCTCATCGAAAGCACAGAACTGTAAGACTCATCCTTATCATTGTAGTAGCTTTTTTCTTGAGTTGGGCACCTTATAATATCATCTGTTTCCTGCAATTTTTGCCAGGTCAGATCATCCTTTTGACCTGCCAGATCCAAAAGAACATTGCATATGCCTTCTACATCAGCCGCAAAATTGCCTTTTCCCATTGTTGCCTCAACCCTGTGCTCTATGTATTTGTTGGAGTCAAATTCAGAAGGCATTTGGTGCACCTGTGCAGTTACTTTTGGCCATGCAGCAATAGGCAAACCTCCAGCCCCAGGATTTATTCTCATGGCAAATTCCACTATGAAGATGCTTCCATTTACTGA
- the LOC102460133 gene encoding C-C chemokine receptor type 5-like: protein MDTSASEPEMEIPTTTYSYDEDDTVPCQKADVNRFASQFLPPLYSLVLIFGLVGNALVLLILIKYKRLKSMTDIYLLNLAISDLLFVLSLPFWAYYAAHEWVFGNAMCKILSGVYYAGFYSGMFFIILLTVDRYLAIVHAVFALKARTVTYGILTSVVLWGVTLLASLPGLIFHSIQKEGTRWTCSPHYPSGYEREWKQFLILKMNILGLFIPLVIMIFCYAAIIKTLLRCRNEKKHKAVRLIFVIMVVYFIFWAPYNIAVLMYTFQESLSMNNCESSGQLELAIQVSEAIAMFHCCINPVIYAFVGEKFRKYLYNCSQKYIAVYLCKHCPALRSVKLEPVVSTYTPSTAEQDISAGL, encoded by the coding sequence ATGGATACTTCTGCCAGCGAACCAGAGATGGAGATACCAACAACAACATATAGCTATGATGAAGATGACACAGTACCATGCCAAAAAGCTGATGTTAATCGATTTGCATCCCAGTTTCTGCCACCACTGTACTCCTTGGTGCTGATATTTGGCCTGGTGGGCAACGCACTAGTTTTGCTGATCCTGATAAAATACAAGAGGCTGAAAAGCATGACTGACATCTATCTGCTGAATCTGGCAATTTCCGATTTGCTCTTCGTTCTTTCCCTACCATTTTGGGCTTACTATGCAGCACACGAGTGggtttttggaaatgcaatgtgTAAAATTCTTTCAGGGGTCTATTATGCTGGCTTCTACAGTGGGATGTTTTTCATAATACTTTTGACAGTCGATAGATATCTGGCAATTGTCCATGCAGTGTTTGCTTTAAAAGCTAGGACAGTTACTTATGGCATTCTCACAAGTGTTGTCCTTTGGGGTGTAACATTATTAGCTTCTCTTCCAGGGTTAATATTTCACAGTATTCAAAAGGAAGGTACTCGTTGGACCTGCAGCCCTCATTATCCATCAGGTTATGAAAGAGAATGGAAGCAATTCCTGATATTAAAGATGAATATCCTGGGACTTTTCATTCCACTGGTCATTATGATCTTCTGCTATGCAGCAATTATAAAAACATTATTGAGATGTAGGAATGAGAAAAAACACAAGGCAGTCAGACTTATTTTTGTCATAATGGTTGTTTATTTTATCTTCTGGGCACCATATAACATTGCTGTTCTCATGTACACTTTTCAAGAGTCACTTTCCATGAACAACTGTGAAAGCAGTGGTCAGCTGGAGTTAGCAATCCAAGTGTCAGAAGCCATTGCAATGTTCCACTGTTGTATCAACCCCGTGATCTATGCCTTCGTTGGTGAAAAGTTTAGGAAATATCTTTATAATTGTTCCCAAAAATACATTGCAGTCTACCTCTGCAAACACTGTCCTGCTCTTCGTAGTGTTAAATTAGAACCGGTTGTCTCAACATACACTCCATCCACTGCAGAGCAGGACATCTCTGCAGGTTTGTAA